Proteins from a genomic interval of Cucumis melo cultivar AY chromosome 7, USDA_Cmelo_AY_1.0, whole genome shotgun sequence:
- the LOC103494650 gene encoding uncharacterized protein LOC103494650 produces MKNWVFVICEKRKNETAYRWTKKIGAGMEEDDDPWLAPDKLYHFLLCFSLTILFASFALHTRYPFIRRHSILIGSVLSLCAGAAKEVADELGFFKSAGASTRDAVADLIGVLLASFLLHALRFSIRSSGGDKEACPNRDILMV; encoded by the coding sequence atgaaaaattggGTGTTTGTAATTTGTGAAAAGAGAAAGAACGAAACAGCATACCGTTGGACCAAAAAAATCGGAGCGGGAATGGAGGAAGACGATGATCCATGGTTAGCTCCCGACAAGCTCTACCATTTCCTTCTCTGTTTCTCTCTCACAATCCTCTTCGCTTCATTCGCCCTTCACACGCGTTATCCATTCATCCGTCGCCACTCCATTCTCATCGGATCCGTCCTTTCTCTTTGCGCCGGAGCCGCCAAAGAGGTCGCCGACGAACTCGGCTTCTTCAAGTCCGCCGGAGCCTCCACCAGGGACGCTGTTGCCGATTTAATCGGCGTCTTGCTCGCTTCTTTCCTTCTTCACGCTCTCAGATTCTCGATCCGCAGCAGCGGCGGCGATAAAGAAGCTTGCCCTAATCGGGACATTTTAATGGTCTGA
- the LOC103494652 gene encoding Golgi SNAP receptor complex member 1-1, translating to MSISMEIPSSWDALRKQARKLEAQLDEQMNSFRKLVSTKGSTNVETADSDVESGIERLLKQLQQVNSQMQAWVSSGGSEMVSHTLTRHQEILQDLTQEFYRLRSSLRAKQEHASLLDDFREFDRSRLELEDGLGTAEQTLLKEHATIGRSTGQMDNVISQAQATLGALVFQRSTFGGINSKLSNVSSRLPSVNHILAAIKRKKSMDTIILSLVASICTFLIFIYWLTK from the exons ATGTCCATATCCATGGAGATTCCTAGCTCGTGGGATGCCCTTCGCAAACAG GCAAGGAAACTTGAAGCTCAGTTGGATGAGCAGATGAATTCTTTTCGAAAACTGGTTTCAACAAAGGGTTCTACGAATGTTGAGACTGCTGATAGTGATGTTGAATCTGGGATAGAACGTCTGTTAAAGCAGCTACAACAAGTGAATTCACAGATGCAAGCTTGGGTCTCATCAGGTGGTTCCGAAATGGTTTCCCATACCTTGACTAGACATCAAGAAATTCTTCAAGATCTTACGCAG GAGTTTTATCGTCTTCGCTCCAGCCTCCGAGCCAAGCAAGAACATGCTTCACTTTTAGATGACTTCAGGGAGTTTGATCGTTCAAGACTTGAATTGGAAGATGGTTTGGGAACTGCAGAACAAACTCTTCTAAAAGAGCATGCAACTATTGGCCGTAGCACAGGACAG ATGGATAATGTGATTTCACAAGCTCAAGCAACCCTAGGTGCACTTGTCTTTCAGCGATCGACCTTTGGTGGCATCAACTCAAAGCTTAGTAATGTTAGCAGTCGCCTTCCATCG GTAAATCATATCCTTGCAGcaataaagagaaaaaagtcAATGGACACAATCATACTCTCTCTTGTTGCGTCCATATGCACATTTCTGATCTTCATCTACTGGTTGACCAAGTGA